A single Euzebya rosea DNA region contains:
- a CDS encoding NAD(P)H-hydrate epimerase, whose amino-acid sequence MLLDLALPGWSDGHRPNDLAADRVVRPWETVPVPGAPAPRPRLGDIASRQVITPTTPRGASEEIPPTEEDRRAWASGVAEGVQRLLVQLEGRAGPVAVDGPVVVLCGPGNVGAVGRAAAEILRTGGEDVVVVEAADGIDGLDGDTLIGASVIVDAMVGRGLRGLLADPLLGLVRALRDVSAPIVAVDLPSGIDPERGMVGETVSADVTITAPLLVPGHVAGGAMPFVADLYVVDRDGLRRAEVVDRPAEWGE is encoded by the coding sequence GTGCTGCTGGACCTGGCCCTTCCCGGCTGGAGCGACGGGCACCGGCCGAACGACCTCGCGGCCGACCGGGTCGTGCGGCCGTGGGAGACCGTGCCGGTCCCCGGTGCCCCGGCGCCACGGCCCCGGCTGGGGGACATCGCCAGCCGGCAGGTGATCACGCCGACCACCCCGCGAGGTGCCTCCGAGGAGATCCCGCCGACGGAGGAGGACCGGCGGGCCTGGGCCAGCGGGGTGGCCGAGGGCGTGCAGCGACTGCTGGTCCAGCTGGAGGGGCGCGCCGGGCCGGTCGCCGTCGACGGACCGGTCGTGGTCCTCTGCGGCCCCGGCAACGTCGGTGCGGTGGGGCGGGCCGCGGCGGAGATCCTGCGAACCGGTGGCGAGGACGTCGTGGTGGTCGAGGCCGCCGACGGCATCGACGGCCTCGACGGCGACACGCTCATCGGTGCCAGCGTCATCGTCGACGCCATGGTCGGCCGCGGGCTGCGCGGACTGCTGGCCGACCCGCTGCTCGGCCTCGTCCGCGCGCTGCGCGACGTCTCGGCCCCGATCGTCGCGGTGGACCTGCCGAGCGGTATCGACCCCGAACGGGGCATGGTCGGCGAGACGGTCAGCGCCGACGTGACCATCACGGCGCCGTTGCTCGTCCCGGGACACGTGGCCGGCGGGGCGATGCCGTTCGTCGCCGACCTCTACGTGGTCGACCGTGACGGGCTGCGGCGGGCCGAGGTCGTCGACCGACCCGCCGAGTGGGGCGAGTGA
- a CDS encoding NUDIX hydrolase, with the protein MSFQDLLDELQRGLATLPADSIDAPVTARRGAVLLLLEPTDDEGGARILYTRRQAHLSSHPGQISFPGGRVDPGESVVAAALREADEEVGLEPSSVEVVGRLPAFYIPPSRFWMSAVVGVWRDPHPLRAAEDEVAEILHVDIFSLREEERWRAVPLSAAGSTWA; encoded by the coding sequence ATGAGCTTCCAGGACCTGCTCGACGAGCTGCAGCGCGGCCTCGCGACGCTCCCGGCCGACAGCATCGACGCGCCCGTCACCGCCCGGCGCGGGGCGGTCCTGCTGCTGCTGGAGCCCACCGACGACGAGGGAGGGGCGCGCATCCTCTACACGCGTCGGCAGGCGCACCTGTCGAGCCACCCCGGCCAGATCAGCTTCCCGGGCGGCCGGGTGGACCCCGGCGAGTCCGTGGTCGCCGCCGCGCTGCGCGAAGCCGACGAGGAGGTCGGCCTCGAACCCTCCTCGGTCGAGGTCGTGGGCCGCCTGCCCGCCTTCTACATCCCGCCGTCCCGCTTCTGGATGTCCGCGGTCGTCGGCGTCTGGCGTGACCCGCACCCGCTGCGGGCCGCCGAGGACGAGGTCGCCGAGATCCTCCACGTCGACATCTTCTCCCTCCGCGAGGAGGAGCGTTGGCGTGCCGTCCCGCTCAGCGCAGCGGGCTCCACGTGGGCCTGA
- a CDS encoding MTH1187 family thiamine-binding protein, with protein MLVWFSVTPIGTGSGSVSAEVARALDAVEATGITHRTDPSGTLLEGTWEECMAAMRAAGDAVLESAPRVSFTCKFDVRTDKPGQTGADKLSSVAAKRGADR; from the coding sequence GTGCTCGTCTGGTTCTCCGTCACCCCGATCGGTACCGGGTCGGGCAGCGTCTCGGCCGAGGTCGCCCGTGCGCTCGATGCGGTCGAGGCGACCGGCATCACCCATCGCACCGACCCGTCGGGCACGTTGCTGGAAGGCACGTGGGAGGAGTGCATGGCGGCCATGCGCGCGGCCGGTGACGCGGTGCTGGAGTCCGCCCCACGGGTGTCGTTCACCTGCAAGTTCGACGTGCGGACCGACAAGCCCGGCCAGACCGGGGCCGACAAGCTGTCGAGCGTGGCCGCCAAGCGTGGCGCCGACCGTTGA